TTTGAAGCTCTTTGGGCTTTTCTTTAAGTGTTATTGCCTCTTCGGGACAGGTCGTCACGCAGAGGCCACATCCTATACAGCGGTCCCTGTTTATTACGGCATGGTCATCTCCCAGGGTTATGGCGTCCATCTGGCATCGGTCAACGCAGGTTCCGCACAGCACGCATGATTCTTCGTCAAGCTCGGCAATGTGGCGCGAAACCACGTAAAGTGCCGGTTTGTCCAGTTTTTTCAGATTCTTGAGTATCTGGCAACAGCAACCACAGCAGGTGCAGATGTTCGTTATCTTCTGAGCGTTTGAGGGCTGAAGGACCCGTCCGTCTCTTTCCGCTTCTTCCAGGATTTTTAGGGCTTCCTGGACGGTGATCTGTCTGCCCAGACCGTTTTCCATGTAATATTGAGCTCCAAGTCCGAAAACGAGGCAGGATTCCAGAGGACGATCGCAGGCTTCACCGGTTAACCCGTGTTCCTTCCTGCATATGCAGGGAGCAACCACTATGGGCTGGTTTTCCTCCACCAGCCTCCGGGCTTCTTCGTAGGGCATTATGGATTGAACCGCCGTCACGGAGCCGGGAATCGGAATTACGCGGAGCTGTGGGGTCCTGAGATTCATGGCCTGTTGAAAGAAGTAGGGTGCGTATTCCCTGAGGTCAGCGATGAGTTCAGGGGTTAGCTGATTAACGTGATATTCCCATATTCCGATTATGAACTGGGCCGCCATGTAGCGGGTTTCGCTTCCTTTGCGTATTCTGAAGATCAATCCCTTCTTCGCCATCTCTTCCAGAATACCGGCAACCTTCCCGGGTTCGAGGTTCAGCCGTTTTGCGATTTCTTCAGGCGGCTCCGGTTTGAGAGTGAGCGTGCAGGCATATCGTGCTTCTTCCGGCGTAAAGAGCCTTTTCAGAATTCTGATTTCCACCCCGGTCGGCGTTCTGGGAAAGCCGGCAGGTAACCTGTTAAGATGTTCTGCCAGTTGCTCGTACACCCTGTTCTCTTCCATAATCCCCCTCCTGATGCCGTTTTTAAACCCTTGTCCGTGTCTTGCCTTCTACATTAGATGAGAAGGGGCTGTCCAGCGGCAGGGAGATGAGAAAAAATTAAACCGATAGGTAAGTTGCCCTTTATTGCTTTTTTCTATTTTCCTCCCGATCTACTGCGATCTATGAGTTAAGCGGCTTTATTGATGCTTGGGAGGGATGAGGAATGGTGGAGAGGGTAGTAGACTGCAGAGGGCTTGCCTGCCCCGCGCCGGTTTTGAAGACGAAGGAGGTGCTGGAAAAGGAGAGGCCCGATAGAATTTCCGTAAGAGTGGATAACCCTGCTGCGAGGGAGAATGTGTCACGTTTTTTGAGCAGGCAGGGGTTCGGCGTTACTGTTTCTGAAGATTCTGAAGGCTATCTCGTGGTGGGTAGCAGATTAGCGGGTGCGTCGGATCTGGCCCCCGGGGAGGAAGAGATCCTTTGCACCCTTTCCGGGCCCTCGGGGGAAAAACTCCTCGTGTTGATCGGTACCGATAAGCTGGGCAGGGGAAACGACGAGCTGGGGCAAAAACTCATGACCAACTTTATTAAGACCCTGGGAGAGATGGTTCCTCAACTCTGGAGGCTGGTTTTCCTGAATGCCGGGGTGAAGCTGACGGTAAAGGGATCGCCCGTACTGGACGACCTGAAAGAGCTGGAGCGGCAGGGAGTTTCCATACTTGTGTGCGGAACCTGCCTTGACTTTTACGGGTTGATAGGTGAGAAGCAGGTTGGAGAGACCACCAACATGCTCGACATAGTTACGTCGATGCAGGTTGCCGGAAAGGTCGTCACGGTAACATGATGAGCGGTGGGGAAAAGATAAAGCTGGCGGAAACGGTCAGGGCGGCGGGCTGAGCTGCCAAGGTGGAGCCAGGGGTCCTGGCGAAGTTGCTCGCCGATTTGTCCTTGCAGGAAGATCCGCGCCTTCTCGTGGGGCGGGAAACTTCCGACGATGCCGGAGTGTTTAAGATTTCGGATGATCTGGCTCTTGTCCAGACGGTGGACTTTTTCACGCCCACCGTGAACGATCCCTACGATTTCGGGCGGATTGCCGCGGCCAATGCCCTCAGCGACGTTTACGCAATGGGGGGGAAACCCATTACGGCCATGAACATTGTTTGCTTTCCGACGAAAACCTTGGACCTTTACTACCTCAAGGAGATCCTTCGGGGCGGGCTTGATAAGATAAGGGAAGCGGGAGCCCTTCTCGTAGGCGGGCATAGCGTCGAGGATCAGGAAATAAAGTACGGCATGGCCGTTACGGGAGTGGTTCATCCCGAAAGGGTGGTAACGAACGGAGGTGCAAGACCCGGGGATGAACTGGTACTCACGAAGCCGATAGGAACCGGCATTATAACCACGGCTTTAAAGGGAAGATTGCTTTCCGACGATGACGATGAAGTGCTGGAAGCCGTCGAGTGGATGGCCTCTTTGAACGATAAGGCCTCGGAGATTATGAGACAATTCGATGCAGGAGGGTGCACGGACGTAACGGGTTTTGGGCTTTGTGGCCATGCCTTTGAAATGGCCGTTGCAAGTGGCGTTACCGTGGAGATCGTGTCTTCGAAGATTCCTCTGCTTCCCGGGGCTTATGATTTTGCTTCCATGGGCATGATCCCCGCCGGGGCTTATTCGAACCGTGACCATTTTTCATGCTCCGTTGAGGTTATGCCCGATGTGGATCCCGTGCTCGCCGATCTCGTGATGGATCCTCAAACTTCCGGAGGTCTGCTTATAAGTGTACCGGCGGGCCGTGGAGACGAACTGGCAGAGCGGCTCAGGGAAAGGGGGCTCCTTTATGCCTCGGTGATCGGGCGGGTTAAGACCTACGACGGTGCAAGAGTCCGTGTTTTGAAGTGACTTTTTCCAGAGCTTTCCCGGATTTGTCGTGATTTTTGTCTGACCTCAGAGTAAAGCCCGTTCGGTTGTCGTTTCCCGCGATGGATGTGTTGATTGCCAGATGGGGAAGGGGATCGTATAATTCCATGTCCAGGCCGTAGAGTTGATGCTTAAGTCAACAGAATGAAGGAGCCGTGACATGGAATTCGTCCATCTTCATGTTCACACAGAATACAGCCTTCTGGATGGAGCAATCAGGATAAAGGATCTCCTGGAGGCCACGAAAAGGTACGGAATGCCGGCCGTGGCCATAACCGATCACGGCAAC
This portion of the Thermodesulforhabdus norvegica genome encodes:
- the yedF gene encoding sulfurtransferase-like selenium metabolism protein YedF, which gives rise to MVERVVDCRGLACPAPVLKTKEVLEKERPDRISVRVDNPAARENVSRFLSRQGFGVTVSEDSEGYLVVGSRLAGASDLAPGEEEILCTLSGPSGEKLLVLIGTDKLGRGNDELGQKLMTNFIKTLGEMVPQLWRLVFLNAGVKLTVKGSPVLDDLKELERQGVSILVCGTCLDFYGLIGEKQVGETTNMLDIVTSMQVAGKVVTVT
- the selD gene encoding selenide, water dikinase SelD, which gives rise to MSGGEKIKLAETVRAAGUAAKVEPGVLAKLLADLSLQEDPRLLVGRETSDDAGVFKISDDLALVQTVDFFTPTVNDPYDFGRIAAANALSDVYAMGGKPITAMNIVCFPTKTLDLYYLKEILRGGLDKIREAGALLVGGHSVEDQEIKYGMAVTGVVHPERVVTNGGARPGDELVLTKPIGTGIITTALKGRLLSDDDDEVLEAVEWMASLNDKASEIMRQFDAGGCTDVTGFGLCGHAFEMAVASGVTVEIVSSKIPLLPGAYDFASMGMIPAGAYSNRDHFSCSVEVMPDVDPVLADLVMDPQTSGGLLISVPAGRGDELAERLRERGLLYASVIGRVKTYDGARVRVLK
- a CDS encoding 4Fe-4S binding protein, whose protein sequence is MEENRVYEQLAEHLNRLPAGFPRTPTGVEIRILKRLFTPEEARYACTLTLKPEPPEEIAKRLNLEPGKVAGILEEMAKKGLIFRIRKGSETRYMAAQFIIGIWEYHVNQLTPELIADLREYAPYFFQQAMNLRTPQLRVIPIPGSVTAVQSIMPYEEARRLVEENQPIVVAPCICRKEHGLTGEACDRPLESCLVFGLGAQYYMENGLGRQITVQEALKILEEAERDGRVLQPSNAQKITNICTCCGCCCQILKNLKKLDKPALYVVSRHIAELDEESCVLCGTCVDRCQMDAITLGDDHAVINRDRCIGCGLCVTTCPEEAITLKEKPKELQKDVPASLRETYARMFQERMSAMVGKA